The following coding sequences lie in one Hypanus sabinus isolate sHypSab1 chromosome 20, sHypSab1.hap1, whole genome shotgun sequence genomic window:
- the mylipa gene encoding E3 ubiquitin-protein ligase MYLIP-A has product MLCYVTRPDSVVMEVEVDPKANGEDCLKQVCHRLGIIEDDYLGLQYSANKGETLWLNLRNRISQQIEGMPPYKFKLRVKFFVEPHLLLQEQTRHQFFMHVQDDLLGGRLQCSPEQAVTLSALLAQVEFGDYNQNTAKYSYEDLCANDLTTTILNSIVAKHKGLEGMSRCTAEYQVLQIACTLEHYGVEWHPVKDGDGQKMVIGVGPNDISVCKEDLTLINRISYPVIQMATQSGKNVYLTITKDLGSVVLMLKLISTRAASALYRAITETHAFYRCDTVTNAVMMQYSRDFKGHLASLFLNENINLGKKYVFDIKRTSKEVYDHTRRALYNAGIVDFVPSSDQDGQNSPLKSSDLELNCNNCEGLSCQQSQILQEKLRKLKEALLCMVCCGEEINTAFCPCGHMVCCDTCASQLQACPVCRSEIDHVQHVFLPTCASLLNLTVI; this is encoded by the exons ATGTTGTGCTACGTGACCAGGCCCGACTCcgtggtgatggaggtggaagTCGATCCCAAAGCCAACGGCGAGGACTGCCTGAAGCAG GTTTGTCACAGACTCGGGATTATAGAGGACGATTATTTGGGGCTGCAATACTCCGCGAACAAAGGGGAAACCCTCTGGCTCAACCTGAGGAACAGGATTTCCCAACAAATCGAAGGGATGCCACCTTATAAATTCAAACTGCGAGTTAAATTTTTTGTCGAACCTCATCTCTTGCTGCAGGAACAAACTAG gCATCAATTCTTTATGCATGTACAAGATGACCTTCTAGGGGGGCGCTTACAGTGTTCACCAGAGCAAGCTGTGACGTTGAGTGCACTTCTGGCACAAGTGGAATTTGGAGACTACAACCAAAATACTGCCAAGTATTCTTATGAAGATCTCTGTGCAAATGACTTAACCACTACCATTTTAAACAG TATTGTTGCCAAGCACAAGGGTTTGGAAGGAATGAGTCGATGTACAGCTGAATATCAAGTTCTACAGATTGCATGTACATTGGAGCACTATGGTGTAGAGTGGCATCCTGTAAAAGATGGAGATGGACAAAAGATGGTAATTGGTGTGGGGCCAAATGATATATCAGTCTGCAAAGAAGACTTGACTCTAATTAACAG GATTTCATATCCAGTTATCCAGATGGCAACCCAATCTGGGAAAAATGTTTACCTAACCATCACCAAGGATTTGGGCAGCGTCGTGTTAATGCTGAAACTGATCAGCACCAGAGCAGCAAGTGCCCTTTACCGTGCAATAACTGAAACCCATGCATTTTATAG GTGTGATACTGTAACAAATGCCGTCATGATGCAGTATAGTAGAGATTTCAAGGGCCATCTTGCCTCTTTATTTCTCAATGAAAACATCAATCTTGGCAAGAAATACGTTTTTGACATCAAACGCACATCCAAGGAGGTTTATGACCATACGCGAAGAGCATTATATAATGCTGGCATTGTAGACTTTGTTCCAAGCAGTGATCAAGATGGCCAGAATTCTCCACTTAAGTCTTCAGACCTTGAACTGAACTGTAATAATTGTGAAGGACTAAGCTGTCAGCAAAGCCAGATTCTCCAAGAGAAGCTTAGAAAGTTGAAAGAAGCATTATTGTGCATGGTTTGCTGtggtgaagagattaatacagccTTCTGTCCCTGTGGGCACATGGTTTGCTGTGATACTTGTGCTAGTCAACTGCAG